From Acidobacteriota bacterium, a single genomic window includes:
- a CDS encoding 1-deoxy-D-xylulose-5-phosphate reductoisomerase: MTPRNIALLGSTGSIGVSTLDLIERFPGSFRVVTLAAGGNVDRLAEQVKRFRPALASVATAESAARLRAALGDPAQWGTAAASAWGRGATQVVHGEDGAVRCAAHADVEVVVAGIVGAAGLAPTFEAVRAGRVVALANKEALVVAGPVMISMAARSGATLLPVDSEHNALHQCLRAGAAPEVARLILTASGGPFLGKSARDLADVTPEQALKHPTWQMGRKISIDSATLMNKGLEVIEAHHLFGVPLDRIEVVVHPQSIVHSMVEYADGAIISQMSRTDMRHPIQYALTWPDRWVSPIQGLDLRTLGPLTFAMPDRGTFRCLDLGYRALESGGTMPAVLNAANEIAVQAFLDTRLGFLDIPAIIEGAMDRHRVEEARDLATVVRADAWAREAASAAVLRGRGAGRSVHS; the protein is encoded by the coding sequence ATGACACCCAGGAACATCGCGCTTCTCGGCTCGACGGGCTCCATCGGCGTGAGCACGCTCGATCTGATCGAGCGGTTTCCCGGGAGCTTCCGCGTCGTCACCCTCGCGGCGGGGGGAAACGTCGATCGGCTGGCGGAACAGGTGAAGCGGTTCCGGCCCGCGCTCGCCTCCGTCGCGACGGCGGAGTCGGCGGCTAGGCTCCGCGCGGCTCTCGGAGACCCGGCGCAGTGGGGGACTGCCGCGGCGAGCGCCTGGGGGCGCGGCGCGACGCAGGTGGTCCACGGCGAGGACGGGGCGGTGAGGTGTGCGGCGCACGCGGACGTCGAGGTGGTCGTCGCCGGAATCGTCGGCGCCGCCGGGCTCGCTCCGACGTTCGAGGCCGTCCGAGCGGGGCGCGTGGTCGCGCTCGCCAACAAGGAGGCCCTTGTCGTCGCCGGCCCGGTCATGATCTCGATGGCGGCGAGGAGCGGCGCGACGCTTCTTCCGGTCGACTCGGAGCACAACGCCCTGCACCAGTGTCTCCGCGCCGGCGCGGCGCCGGAAGTCGCGCGGCTGATCCTGACGGCGTCGGGGGGGCCTTTCCTCGGGAAGAGCGCGAGGGATCTCGCCGACGTGACCCCGGAGCAGGCGCTCAAGCACCCCACGTGGCAGATGGGGAGGAAGATCTCCATCGACTCGGCGACGCTGATGAACAAGGGGCTCGAGGTGATCGAGGCCCACCATCTGTTCGGCGTGCCGCTCGATCGGATCGAGGTCGTCGTCCACCCTCAGTCGATCGTCCACTCGATGGTGGAGTACGCGGACGGCGCGATCATCAGCCAGATGTCCCGCACGGACATGCGGCACCCGATTCAGTACGCGCTGACGTGGCCCGACCGGTGGGTCTCGCCGATCCAGGGCCTCGACCTGAGGACGCTGGGGCCGCTGACCTTCGCGATGCCGGACAGGGGGACGTTCCGCTGTCTCGACCTGGGGTACCGCGCCCTGGAGTCGGGCGGCACGATGCCCGCCGTTCTCAACGCCGCGAACGAGATCGCCGTGCAGGCTTTTCTTGACACGCGGCTGGGCTTCCTCGATATTCCCGCGATTATCGAGGGGGCCATGGACCGGCACCGCGTCGAGGAGGCGAGGGACCTCGCCACCGTCGTGCGAGCCGACGCGTGGGCCCGGGAGGCGGCGTCGGCGGCGGTCCTCCGCGGCCGGGGCGCCGGCAGGAGCGTGCATTCGTGA
- a CDS encoding phosphatidate cytidylyltransferase, translating to MKRLATAAIGLPVLFVIVRYLDPRYFFALVGVAAIIATWEFHLMAKQRGIHADPVLGAALTLAVIASFVEPRIGLGAALAAAAILVPGRLLVSRAAVQGAFESMSATLAGVLFLGVTFGYVAGLMGSGDEMGRDLTIFLLLVVWIADAGAYGFGSWIGRHPLAPTISPKKTIEGACAGLVASVLAAWVAKLWFFQKLGARDAIALAVLLWIAGLAGDLCESLLKRSASLKDTGALFPGHGGMLDRADSLLFGAPVLFFYYRAFMV from the coding sequence TTGAAAAGGCTCGCCACGGCCGCGATCGGGCTGCCCGTCCTCTTCGTCATCGTCCGATACCTCGACCCCAGGTACTTCTTCGCCCTCGTCGGCGTCGCGGCGATCATCGCCACGTGGGAGTTCCATCTCATGGCGAAGCAGAGGGGCATTCACGCCGATCCCGTCCTCGGCGCCGCGCTCACGCTCGCCGTCATCGCGAGCTTCGTCGAGCCGCGGATCGGCCTCGGGGCTGCGCTGGCGGCCGCCGCGATCCTCGTGCCGGGAAGGCTCCTCGTCTCGCGCGCCGCCGTGCAGGGGGCGTTCGAGTCGATGAGCGCGACCCTCGCCGGCGTCCTCTTCCTGGGCGTCACCTTCGGGTACGTCGCCGGCCTGATGGGCTCGGGGGACGAGATGGGAAGGGATCTCACGATCTTCCTGCTGCTCGTCGTCTGGATCGCGGACGCCGGGGCCTACGGCTTCGGCTCCTGGATCGGGCGGCACCCCCTGGCGCCGACCATCTCTCCGAAGAAGACGATCGAGGGGGCGTGCGCCGGGCTCGTCGCGAGCGTTCTCGCCGCGTGGGTCGCGAAGCTGTGGTTCTTCCAGAAGCTGGGGGCGCGCGACGCGATCGCCCTCGCGGTGCTGCTGTGGATCGCCGGACTCGCCGGGGACCTGTGCGAATCGCTCCTCAAGCGATCCGCGAGCCTCAAGGACACCGGCGCGCTCTTCCCGGGGCACGGCGGAATGCTCGACCGGGCGGACTCGCTCCTCTTCGGCGCTCCCGTCCTCTTCTTCTACTATCGCGCGTTCATGGTCTGA
- a CDS encoding isoprenyl transferase codes for MTSDKLPRDLREFLRSDSPEEALALSIDFERLPAHVAIIMDGNGRWATSRRLPRVAGHRAGIDAVRDVVESSARLGLKVLTLYAFSQENWKRPRTEISTLMALLKEYVRRELQTLLRNNIRFQVIGRFHELDPSVRAHLERGMEATRHCTGLLFNIALSYGGRSEILDACRGLLEAARAGNVDPANITEEDFASHLYTAGQPDPDLLIRTSGELRISNFLLWQIAYAEIWVTPTLWPDFRAQELLQAIVDYQKRERRYGGVDAVKRRVV; via the coding sequence ATGACCAGCGACAAGCTTCCACGAGACCTCAGGGAGTTCCTTCGTTCGGATTCGCCGGAGGAGGCGCTCGCCCTCTCGATCGACTTCGAGCGCCTGCCCGCGCACGTCGCAATCATCATGGACGGGAACGGCCGGTGGGCGACGTCCCGAAGGCTCCCGCGCGTCGCGGGGCATCGCGCGGGGATCGACGCCGTGCGGGATGTCGTCGAATCGTCGGCGCGACTCGGCCTGAAGGTGCTGACCCTCTACGCCTTCTCGCAGGAGAACTGGAAGCGCCCGCGGACCGAGATCAGCACGCTCATGGCGCTCCTCAAGGAGTACGTGAGGCGCGAGCTCCAGACTCTCCTCAGGAACAACATCCGATTCCAGGTCATCGGCCGGTTCCACGAGCTCGATCCGTCGGTGCGCGCGCACCTCGAGCGCGGGATGGAGGCGACGCGCCACTGCACCGGCCTCCTGTTCAACATCGCGCTCTCGTACGGGGGTCGCTCGGAAATCCTCGACGCCTGCCGGGGCCTCCTCGAGGCGGCCCGCGCCGGCAACGTGGACCCCGCGAACATCACGGAGGAGGACTTCGCGTCCCACCTGTACACGGCGGGGCAGCCCGACCCCGATCTTCTCATCCGGACCAGCGGCGAGCTGCGGATCAGCAACTTCCTCCTCTGGCAGATCGCGTACGCGGAGATCTGGGTGACGCCCACGCTCTGGCCCGACTTCCGGGCGCAGGAGCTCCTCCAGGCGATCGTCGACTACCAGAAGCGCGAGCGGCGGTACGGAGGCGTGGACGCGGTCAAGAGGCGCGTCGTTTGA
- the truA gene encoding tRNA pseudouridine(38-40) synthase TruA, translating to MPTYKLTLEYVGTRFAGWQVQPGLPTVQGEILARLRSLFDSRDLLVAGAARTDAGVHARGQVASFDAERAWEPARLRRALNGLLPSDISAREAEAAPPGFHARRCATSRIYRYQIAVGARLSPFLAPFAHHHRGPLDIDAMRRGAARLLGEHDFSAFKAAGDVSSTPIKNLRRSEISAEGDVVAYTVEGNSFLQHMVRTIAGTLLDVGRGHRSEAWVTEVLGSRDRARSGPNLPARGLTLERVLYDGAPPAPLAAPPTR from the coding sequence ATGCCCACGTACAAGCTGACGCTCGAGTACGTCGGCACCAGGTTCGCCGGCTGGCAGGTCCAGCCCGGACTCCCCACGGTTCAGGGGGAGATCCTCGCCCGGCTCCGCAGCCTCTTCGACTCCCGGGATCTCCTGGTGGCGGGGGCGGCGCGGACCGACGCGGGCGTGCATGCGCGCGGGCAGGTGGCGAGCTTCGATGCGGAGCGCGCCTGGGAGCCGGCGCGGTTGCGCCGGGCGCTGAACGGGCTCCTCCCCTCGGATATCTCCGCCCGTGAGGCCGAGGCGGCGCCCCCGGGGTTCCACGCCCGAAGGTGCGCGACCTCACGGATCTACCGCTACCAGATCGCGGTGGGCGCGCGCCTCTCGCCCTTCCTGGCGCCCTTCGCACACCACCACCGCGGGCCCCTCGACATCGACGCGATGAGACGGGGCGCGGCGCGGCTCCTCGGGGAGCACGACTTCTCGGCCTTCAAGGCCGCCGGCGACGTCTCGTCGACCCCGATCAAGAATCTGCGTCGAAGCGAGATCTCCGCGGAGGGAGACGTCGTGGCCTACACGGTGGAGGGGAATTCGTTCCTCCAGCACATGGTCCGCACGATCGCGGGCACGCTGCTCGACGTGGGACGCGGGCATCGAAGCGAGGCGTGGGTGACCGAAGTCCTGGGGTCGCGGGACAGGGCGCGCTCCGGCCCGAACCTCCCCGCGCGCGGCCTCACCCTCGAGCGCGTCCTCTATGACGGGGCGCCTCCGGCTCCGTTGGCGGCGCCGCCGACACGGTGA
- a CDS encoding EVE domain-containing protein has product MACWLIKEEPTHYSFDDLTREGGTVWSGVTNALALIHIRGMRKGDDAFFYHTGGEKSVVGLAKIASEPYPDPDAGDPKRVVVRVKPISRLVRSVSLAEMRGNPKLAGFDLLRISRLSIVPVGEAHRREILRMSRAKAKG; this is encoded by the coding sequence ATGGCCTGCTGGCTGATCAAGGAAGAGCCGACGCACTACAGCTTCGACGACCTCACGCGCGAGGGCGGCACCGTCTGGTCCGGCGTGACCAATGCGCTCGCGCTCATTCACATCCGCGGCATGCGGAAGGGTGACGACGCTTTCTTCTATCACACGGGCGGCGAGAAGTCCGTCGTCGGTCTCGCCAAGATCGCGAGCGAGCCGTACCCCGATCCGGATGCGGGGGATCCGAAGCGCGTCGTCGTGCGGGTGAAGCCGATCTCGCGCCTCGTCAGAAGCGTCTCCCTCGCCGAGATGAGGGGGAATCCGAAGCTCGCCGGATTCGATCTCTTGCGCATCTCGCGCCTGTCGATCGTCCCGGTCGGTGAGGCGCACCGTCGCGAGATTCTGCGGATGTCGCGGGCGAAGGCGAAGGGTTGA